The Streptomyces aurantiacus genome includes a region encoding these proteins:
- a CDS encoding intradiol ring-cleavage dioxygenase, protein MTGIQGNQTAQGPKHKRNVTRRKVVVAGGAAVAAVGVGGTIAATANAGQTKKGASPTASSTASSTSSPTCYKLTSETTEGPYYIDADKLRQDITEDREGIPLTLRLKVIDNETCKPLRNAAVDIWHCDALGLYSGYEDLSSGGGGGGTPPSGTPTDVPSGTPTGSPPEGGGGGGGVHEEPTDDKRYLRGTWRTDRQGFVTFKTVFPGWYRGRCVHIHTKVHVGGTWTDAGYEGGNTCHTGQFFFDEESVLASAEVEPYSTSTTERTTLTEDTIYDQSGTTGGLLKLKYKKNGIAKGVLGTITMGVDPDATHEGTGDAVQPGASASSSNSASAAAS, encoded by the coding sequence ATGACCGGAATCCAGGGAAACCAGACGGCCCAAGGGCCGAAACACAAGCGGAACGTGACGCGCCGAAAGGTCGTCGTGGCAGGTGGCGCGGCGGTTGCCGCGGTGGGCGTGGGCGGCACGATCGCCGCGACCGCGAACGCCGGCCAGACGAAGAAGGGCGCCTCGCCGACCGCCTCCTCCACGGCCTCCTCCACCTCGTCCCCGACGTGCTACAAGCTCACGTCGGAGACCACCGAGGGCCCGTACTACATCGACGCCGACAAGCTCCGCCAGGACATCACCGAGGACAGGGAGGGCATCCCCCTGACCCTCCGCCTCAAGGTGATCGACAACGAGACCTGCAAGCCCCTCAGGAACGCCGCCGTCGACATCTGGCACTGCGACGCGCTGGGCCTCTACTCCGGTTACGAGGACCTCTCCAGCGGCGGCGGTGGCGGCGGTACGCCGCCCAGCGGGACACCCACCGACGTTCCGTCCGGTACGCCGACCGGCTCCCCTCCCGAGGGAGGCGGCGGTGGCGGTGGCGTCCACGAGGAGCCCACCGACGACAAGCGCTACCTGCGCGGCACGTGGAGGACGGACAGGCAGGGCTTCGTCACCTTCAAGACGGTCTTCCCGGGCTGGTACCGGGGCCGCTGCGTCCACATCCACACCAAGGTGCACGTCGGCGGCACCTGGACGGACGCCGGGTACGAGGGCGGGAACACCTGCCACACCGGCCAGTTCTTCTTCGACGAGGAGTCGGTGCTCGCCTCCGCGGAGGTCGAGCCGTACTCCACGAGCACCACCGAGCGCACCACGCTCACCGAGGACACGATCTACGACCAGTCCGGCACGACGGGCGGTCTCCTCAAGCTGAAGTACAAGAAGAACGGCATCGCGAAGGGCGTCCTCGGCACCATCACGATGGGCGTCGACCCGGACGCGACCCACGAGGGCACGGGCGACGCCGTGCAGCCGGGGGCTTCAGCATCGTCCTCGAACTCGGCGTCGGCTGCGGCAAGTTGA
- a CDS encoding tetratricopeptide repeat-containing glycosyltransferase translates to MKPSICLCMIVKNEAKVIERCLASVRDLIDSWVISDTGSTDGTQDLIRTALDGIPGDLHEDPWVDFGHNRSRNISRARGRADYLLLLDADLVLRQDGPLPPLTADSYMLRHEGTTEYRIKRLVRGDLPWRYEGVTHEYLTADRDHTQENLDAVVVEDFADGGSRDDKFERDARLLGAELERDPANTRTVFYLAQTMRDLGRTPEAIDLYERRAAMGGWPEEVYYALLQVGILSAEPQARPGSGSGAEVGADGWAGAVDALTRAWEVRPQRLEACYELASRLRVQGRHHSAHAVVRAGLDREAPDDLLFVQPWVYRWGLLFEYSITSYWVGDPAASLRACDRLLAMPDLPDAHRRQTLTNREFAQRRVGAG, encoded by the coding sequence GTGAAGCCGTCCATCTGCCTGTGCATGATCGTCAAGAACGAGGCGAAGGTCATCGAACGATGCCTCGCCTCCGTCCGGGACCTGATCGACAGCTGGGTCATCTCCGACACCGGTTCGACGGACGGCACGCAGGACCTGATCCGTACGGCGCTGGACGGCATCCCCGGCGACCTCCACGAGGACCCCTGGGTCGACTTCGGCCACAACCGCAGCCGGAACATCAGCCGCGCCCGGGGCCGGGCGGACTACCTGCTGCTGCTCGACGCGGACCTCGTACTCCGCCAGGACGGGCCCCTGCCGCCGCTCACCGCCGACTCGTACATGCTGCGGCACGAGGGCACGACCGAGTACCGCATCAAGCGTCTGGTGCGCGGCGACCTGCCCTGGCGGTACGAGGGCGTCACCCACGAGTACCTCACCGCCGACCGGGACCACACGCAGGAGAACCTCGACGCCGTCGTCGTCGAGGACTTCGCCGACGGCGGCTCGCGCGACGACAAGTTCGAGCGCGACGCGCGGCTCCTCGGCGCCGAGCTGGAACGGGACCCCGCCAACACCCGCACCGTCTTCTACCTCGCCCAGACCATGCGCGACCTGGGCAGGACACCCGAGGCGATCGATTTGTACGAGCGACGGGCCGCGATGGGAGGCTGGCCGGAGGAGGTGTACTACGCACTCCTCCAGGTGGGAATCCTGAGCGCGGAGCCTCAGGCCCGTCCCGGCTCAGGTTCCGGGGCCGAGGTAGGCGCCGACGGCTGGGCCGGCGCGGTGGACGCCCTCACCCGGGCCTGGGAAGTCCGGCCACAGCGGCTGGAGGCCTGCTACGAACTCGCCTCGCGCCTTCGCGTCCAGGGCCGCCATCACAGCGCGCACGCTGTCGTCCGCGCGGGGCTCGACCGGGAAGCCCCGGACGACCTCCTCTTCGTACAGCCGTGGGTGTACCGCTGGGGGCTGCTGTTCGAGTACTCGATCACGTCCTACTGGGTGGGCGACCCTGCCGCCTCGCTGCGGGCCTGCGACCGGCTCCTGGCGATGCCGGACCTGCCCGACGCGCACCGCCGCCAAACGCTCACGAACCGGGAGTTCGCACAGCGGCGCGTCGGCGCCGGCTGA
- a CDS encoding DUF3152 domain-containing protein — MINRRATDAPSTTRSRRRRRGSARSGGGHGGGRGKGPLLGGLAALAVLSVGALIVNGTTPAASSSDDGASDAARPSAPVPAPERSEPAEPSGGGTASADAGGEPDAGPDEQADRDSDADGEGVDPPDSASIPATGPGTFATAGGGSGTVGKGAGVLRYKVVVEDGLTQSAADVARQVEGILADRRGWTADGRSGFRRVSSGTTDFVVRLATPGTVDAICGKYGLNTRGEVNCSVGKDVVVNLKRWLLATPVYADDVDAYRALIINHEVGHFLGHGHVTCPGAGKPAPAMMQQIKGMRGCKPNVWPYDTKGRFVTGPAVS, encoded by the coding sequence ATGATCAATCGCCGCGCGACCGACGCACCTTCGACCACGCGATCACGGCGCCGCCGCAGAGGTTCCGCGCGCAGCGGCGGCGGACATGGCGGCGGGAGAGGGAAAGGGCCCCTGCTGGGGGGCCTGGCCGCGCTGGCGGTGTTATCCGTCGGCGCCCTGATCGTGAACGGGACGACACCCGCGGCGTCCAGCTCCGACGACGGAGCCTCCGACGCCGCGCGGCCGTCCGCCCCGGTCCCGGCACCGGAGCGTTCGGAGCCGGCGGAACCGAGTGGCGGCGGCACGGCGTCGGCGGACGCCGGGGGCGAGCCGGACGCCGGGCCGGACGAGCAGGCTGACAGGGACTCCGACGCCGATGGGGAGGGCGTCGACCCGCCGGACTCGGCCTCCATTCCCGCGACGGGCCCCGGCACGTTCGCCACCGCCGGCGGCGGGAGCGGGACCGTGGGCAAGGGCGCCGGCGTCCTGCGCTACAAGGTCGTCGTCGAGGACGGCCTCACGCAGTCGGCGGCGGACGTCGCCCGGCAGGTGGAGGGAATCCTCGCCGACCGGCGCGGCTGGACGGCGGACGGCCGGTCGGGTTTCCGGCGCGTCTCCAGCGGTACGACCGACTTCGTCGTACGGCTCGCCACACCGGGCACGGTGGACGCCATCTGCGGCAAGTACGGCCTCAACACCCGCGGCGAGGTCAACTGCAGCGTGGGCAAGGACGTCGTGGTCAACCTCAAGCGGTGGCTGCTGGCGACTCCGGTCTACGCCGACGACGTGGACGCCTACCGGGCGCTGATCATCAACCACGAGGTCGGCCACTTCCTGGGCCACGGCCACGTCACGTGCCCCGGGGCCGGCAAGCCTGCCCCGGCGATGATGCAGCAGATCAAGGGCATGCGCGGCTGCAAGCCCAACGTGTGGCCGTACGACACCAAGGGACGGTTCGTCACGGGGCCCGCCGTGTCCTGA
- a CDS encoding pectate lyase family protein, producing the protein MASPSHRRSLRKRRTVLVSVAAVAAAGLGAGTFVMNANAGAVDLAHQVLPAKDGWAASGSGTTGGAKADSAHTFTVSTRAQLVKALGSQTNSTPKIIKVKGTIDANTDDAGKKLTCADYASGTGYSLSAYLKAFDPATYGKKAPAGTQEKARAAAQTKQKKNIVFRVPANTTIVGVPGSKAGITGGSLQVQDVDNVIIRNLSLTATEDCFPQWDPTDGSAGEWNSNYDSVTLRGATHVWADHNTFSDAPFFDKSEKTYFGRKYQVHDGALDITNGSDLVTVERNQFTNHDKTMLIGSSDTDSVGKLRVSIHHNVWKGITQRAPLARIGQIHLYNNVYDTTTLNGYEPKYSLDSRAKAQVVAEHNSWTLPSGAKVAKLLSGDGTGSVAGSGNLVNGKATDIVAAYNSANSKKLKTTVNWKPALTAGLQTSAKSLPTELLGTTGAGVLS; encoded by the coding sequence GTGGCATCCCCCTCCCACCGCAGGTCCCTTCGTAAGCGGCGCACCGTCCTCGTCTCCGTCGCCGCCGTCGCGGCCGCGGGTCTCGGCGCCGGCACCTTCGTGATGAACGCGAACGCGGGTGCCGTCGACCTGGCGCACCAGGTCCTGCCCGCCAAGGACGGCTGGGCGGCCTCCGGTTCAGGAACGACCGGTGGCGCCAAGGCCGACTCGGCGCACACCTTCACCGTCAGCACCCGGGCCCAGCTGGTGAAGGCGCTCGGCTCCCAGACGAACTCCACCCCGAAGATCATCAAGGTCAAGGGGACGATCGACGCGAACACGGACGACGCCGGCAAGAAGCTGACCTGCGCCGACTACGCCTCCGGGACGGGCTATTCACTGTCCGCGTACCTGAAGGCGTTCGACCCGGCCACGTACGGCAAGAAGGCCCCCGCGGGCACGCAGGAGAAGGCCCGCGCCGCCGCGCAGACCAAGCAGAAGAAGAACATCGTCTTCCGGGTGCCCGCCAACACCACCATCGTGGGCGTCCCGGGCAGCAAGGCGGGGATCACCGGCGGCAGCCTCCAGGTGCAGGACGTCGACAACGTCATCATCCGCAACCTCTCCCTCACCGCCACCGAGGACTGCTTCCCGCAGTGGGACCCGACGGACGGCTCCGCGGGCGAGTGGAACTCGAACTACGACTCGGTGACGTTGCGCGGGGCGACCCATGTCTGGGCGGACCACAACACGTTCAGTGACGCGCCGTTCTTCGACAAGTCCGAGAAGACGTACTTCGGCCGCAAGTACCAGGTCCACGACGGTGCCCTGGACATCACCAACGGCTCCGACCTGGTGACGGTCGAGCGCAACCAGTTCACCAACCACGACAAGACGATGCTGATCGGCAGCAGCGACACCGACAGCGTCGGCAAGCTGCGGGTCTCCATCCACCACAACGTGTGGAAGGGCATCACGCAGCGCGCTCCGCTGGCCCGTATCGGCCAGATCCACCTCTACAACAACGTGTACGACACGACGACCCTCAACGGCTACGAGCCCAAGTACAGCCTCGACTCGCGGGCCAAGGCCCAGGTCGTCGCCGAGCACAACTCCTGGACCCTGCCGTCCGGTGCGAAGGTCGCCAAGCTGCTGAGCGGTGACGGAACGGGTTCGGTCGCGGGCAGCGGCAACCTCGTCAACGGCAAGGCGACGGACATCGTCGCCGCGTACAACTCGGCGAACTCGAAGAAGCTGAAGACGACGGTGAACTGGAAGCCGGCCCTGACGGCCGGCCTCCAGACCTCCGCGAAGAGTCTGCCGACGGAGCTGCTGGGGACGACGGGGGCCGGGGTTCTTTCCTGA
- a CDS encoding DUF397 domain-containing protein, with protein sequence MQTPDNWQKSSFSGGGDGNACVELATTPHTVHLRESDDPAIQLVTTPTPLAHLLHGIRSGGFQGV encoded by the coding sequence ATGCAGACCCCCGACAACTGGCAGAAGTCGTCCTTCTCCGGTGGCGGCGACGGCAACGCCTGCGTCGAACTCGCCACCACTCCCCACACCGTCCACCTCCGCGAGAGCGACGACCCCGCCATACAGCTCGTCACCACCCCCACTCCCCTCGCCCACCTCCTCCACGGCATACGTTCCGGCGGGTTCCAGGGCGTATGA
- a CDS encoding helix-turn-helix domain-containing protein yields MRRTPSRQVRLGSELRKLREAAGLKAREAAELLGADSVQMSQIEYAIAGVSETRIRRLAAHYACVDEELIAALVAMATDRTRGWWEEYRGLLPTSFLDLSELEHHSNFRWDVDCLYVPGLLQTEEYAHGVFSHRVPALPQSELGLRVEHRMKRRTIIEGAQPTPYTAVMHEAALRIRVGSRAASRAQLARVLELSEADHVTVRVIPFDLDGFIDAGSAMVFAGGAVPQLDTVVRDAPHGSAFVDSEAQLNSFRTLFHRVEGASLEPERSRDFIHRLAKEL; encoded by the coding sequence ATCCGCAGGACTCCGTCCCGCCAGGTACGCCTGGGTTCCGAGCTGCGGAAACTGCGCGAAGCAGCAGGCCTGAAGGCCCGCGAGGCCGCGGAACTGCTCGGAGCCGACTCCGTCCAGATGAGCCAGATCGAGTACGCCATCGCGGGCGTGAGCGAGACACGCATACGCCGTCTCGCCGCGCACTACGCCTGTGTGGACGAAGAGTTGATCGCGGCGCTGGTCGCGATGGCCACCGATCGCACGCGCGGCTGGTGGGAGGAGTACCGGGGCTTGCTGCCCACCTCGTTCCTGGACCTGTCCGAGCTGGAGCACCACTCCAACTTTCGGTGGGACGTGGACTGCCTGTACGTGCCGGGTCTTCTCCAGACAGAGGAGTACGCCCACGGGGTCTTCTCACACAGAGTGCCCGCGCTTCCTCAGAGTGAGCTCGGCCTGCGCGTTGAGCACCGGATGAAGCGGCGCACCATCATCGAGGGCGCGCAGCCCACTCCGTACACAGCAGTGATGCACGAAGCAGCCCTGCGCATCAGGGTCGGCAGCCGCGCCGCTTCACGCGCCCAGCTCGCCCGCGTCCTGGAACTCTCGGAAGCGGATCACGTGACCGTGCGGGTGATCCCGTTCGACCTCGACGGGTTCATCGACGCCGGGAGCGCGATGGTCTTCGCGGGGGGCGCGGTTCCCCAGCTGGACACCGTCGTACGAGACGCGCCGCACGGCTCGGCGTTCGTCGACTCCGAAGCCCAACTCAACAGTTTTCGAACGCTTTTCCATAGAGTGGAAGGTGCGTCACTCGAACCCGAACGGTCGCGTGACTTCATCCACCGGCTGGCGAAGGAACTGTGA
- a CDS encoding class E sortase yields the protein MPRKRTCTRTRPAALAGVVVGLLLGCSGGEGAADVSSGAPGPAASTVTGPATTPAEPSRATPSATPTPRETGTRALTSSLSIPKIGLKDLRVVPYEGTTDDWPGTRIQNRGVGASPYGSRGGVAPGEVGNYLVTAHRLSAGGPLRDLPRLGEGDAVRVTSGGTVYEYVITGTRETSFRSERSLAEQRAPVPGFPGRRPTQAMITISTCATPEDDAAGNHWRDDRGNPEHRIDKIGVLRSTSAADEQ from the coding sequence ATGCCCCGTAAGCGAACCTGCACCCGAACCCGTCCCGCCGCCCTCGCGGGCGTCGTCGTCGGCCTGCTTCTTGGCTGTTCCGGCGGCGAGGGCGCAGCCGACGTGTCTTCGGGTGCCCCCGGACCGGCGGCGTCCACCGTGACCGGTCCGGCGACCACCCCCGCCGAGCCCTCACGGGCCACCCCCTCTGCCACGCCGACACCCCGCGAGACCGGCACCCGGGCCCTGACCAGCTCGCTCAGCATCCCGAAGATCGGGCTCAAGGATCTGCGCGTCGTCCCGTACGAGGGGACGACCGACGACTGGCCGGGCACCCGGATCCAGAACCGCGGCGTCGGCGCCAGCCCGTACGGCAGCCGTGGCGGCGTCGCCCCCGGCGAGGTCGGCAACTACCTGGTCACGGCCCACCGTCTCTCCGCCGGCGGTCCCTTGCGCGACCTCCCACGTCTCGGCGAGGGCGACGCGGTCCGCGTCACTTCGGGCGGCACGGTCTACGAGTACGTGATCACCGGCACGAGGGAGACCTCGTTCCGCTCCGAGCGCTCACTCGCCGAACAGCGTGCACCGGTACCGGGTTTCCCTGGCAGGCGCCCCACCCAGGCCATGATCACCATCTCCACCTGCGCCACACCGGAGGACGACGCGGCGGGAAACCACTGGCGCGACGACAGAGGAAATCCGGAACACCGCATCGACAAGATCGGCGTGCTGAGGTCGACGTCGGCGGCAGACGAGCAATAG
- the metG gene encoding methionine--tRNA ligase: MARHLITSALPYINGIKHLGNMVGSMLPADVYARYLRQRGHEVLYICATDEHGTPAELAAKEQGLPVDEFCAQAHDAQKAVYDGFELAFDYFGRSSSPQNAELTQHFARKLNENGFIEERAIRQVYSPADGRFLPDRYVEGTCPHCGYDKARGDQCENCTRVLDPTDLINPRSAISGSTELEVRETKHLFLLQSKLQGEVEAWIDQVADEWPQLASSIARKWLTEGLHDRAITRDLDWGVPVPADTWPTLAAEGKVFYVWFDAPIEYIGATKEWSDAAPAGESRDWKSWWYEPAGASDVRYTEFMAKDNVPFHSVMFPATEMGVREPWKKVDQLKAFNWLTYYGGKFSTSQKRGVFTDQALDILPADYWRYFLIANAPESDDSSFTWEHFTATVNKDLADTLGNFVNRVLSFSKKRFGEEVPAGAEAGEPETRLGEEIASLLAEYETQMEALQFRKAAAALRALWSAGNSYLEEKAPWLEIKTNPDGAALTLRTAMNLIHLYSVVSEPFIPASSKAMRSAFTLKDDTATWVTPTEARSLDSLPAGTPFTVPPVLFAKITDEDLEAYKERFGGAPE; encoded by the coding sequence ATGGCTCGACACCTCATCACCAGCGCCCTTCCGTACATCAACGGGATCAAGCACCTGGGCAACATGGTGGGGTCCATGCTCCCGGCGGACGTGTACGCCCGCTACCTCCGCCAGCGCGGTCACGAGGTCCTCTACATCTGCGCGACGGACGAGCACGGCACCCCGGCCGAACTGGCGGCCAAGGAGCAGGGTCTCCCCGTCGACGAGTTCTGCGCGCAGGCGCACGACGCCCAGAAGGCGGTCTACGACGGCTTCGAGCTGGCCTTCGACTACTTCGGCCGCAGCTCCAGCCCGCAGAACGCCGAGCTGACGCAGCACTTCGCCCGCAAGCTCAACGAGAACGGCTTCATCGAGGAGCGCGCGATCCGGCAGGTGTACTCGCCCGCCGACGGCCGCTTCCTGCCCGACCGTTACGTCGAGGGCACGTGCCCGCACTGCGGTTACGACAAGGCGCGCGGCGACCAGTGCGAGAACTGCACGCGCGTCCTGGACCCCACGGACCTGATCAACCCGCGCTCGGCGATCTCGGGTTCGACGGAGCTCGAAGTCCGCGAGACGAAGCACCTCTTCCTCCTCCAGTCGAAGCTCCAGGGCGAGGTGGAGGCGTGGATCGACCAGGTCGCGGACGAGTGGCCGCAGCTCGCCTCCTCCATCGCCCGCAAGTGGCTGACCGAGGGCCTGCACGACCGCGCGATCACCCGTGACCTGGACTGGGGCGTGCCGGTCCCGGCCGACACCTGGCCGACGCTGGCCGCCGAGGGCAAGGTCTTCTACGTCTGGTTCGACGCACCGATCGAGTACATCGGCGCGACGAAGGAGTGGTCGGACGCGGCCCCGGCCGGCGAGAGCCGCGACTGGAAGTCGTGGTGGTACGAGCCGGCGGGCGCGTCCGACGTGCGCTACACCGAGTTCATGGCGAAGGACAACGTCCCCTTCCACAGCGTGATGTTCCCCGCCACGGAGATGGGCGTGCGGGAGCCGTGGAAGAAGGTCGACCAGCTCAAGGCCTTCAACTGGCTGACGTACTACGGCGGGAAGTTCTCCACGTCCCAGAAGCGGGGCGTCTTCACCGACCAGGCCCTCGACATCCTGCCCGCCGACTACTGGCGTTACTTCCTCATCGCCAACGCCCCCGAGTCGGACGACTCGTCGTTCACGTGGGAGCACTTCACGGCGACGGTGAACAAGGACCTGGCGGACACCCTCGGCAACTTCGTCAACCGCGTCCTGTCCTTCTCGAAGAAGCGCTTCGGCGAGGAGGTCCCGGCGGGCGCGGAGGCGGGCGAGCCGGAGACGCGGCTGGGCGAGGAGATCGCGTCGCTCCTCGCCGAGTACGAGACCCAGATGGAGGCGCTCCAGTTCCGCAAGGCCGCCGCGGCTCTCCGCGCCCTGTGGTCGGCGGGCAACTCCTACCTGGAGGAGAAGGCCCCCTGGCTGGAGATCAAGACCAACCCCGACGGGGCGGCCCTGACCCTGCGCACGGCGATGAACCTGATCCACCTCTACTCGGTGGTCTCGGAGCCGTTCATCCCGGCCTCCTCCAAGGCGATGCGCTCGGCGTTCACCCTGAAGGACGACACGGCGACGTGGGTGACACCGACCGAGGCGAGGTCCCTCGACTCCCTCCCCGCCGGCACACCGTTCACGGTCCCCCCGGTCCTCTTCGCCAAGATCACGGACGAGGACCTGGAAGCGTACAAGGAGCGGTTCGGCGGGGCGCCGGAGTAA
- a CDS encoding VWA domain-containing protein: MGILTRLRNAFGKSRKGDADTAAAPSAPVAEPTVPAARQETAPEPTPAAAEPEVSVPAPATEPRAERGPEPKASVVDDLVSAAFDNVTVPKQAPAATKPAEAKTEPAAKTDPEAKPEAEPAAKPEPVVAEAEPEATPEPAVAAEPEAEPVAAAKPEAEPVAAAKPEAEPVAAEPEPEAAPEPEPVVAEAAPAAEAEATPEAESQPEPVVAEVAPEKEPEPVVAAEPEPTPEPVAVDTDAEPELIIQIVPEPEVEEAVEADPVVEVAQESAAKAVAAPEPEAEAEAVAAEVAPEPGEEVTETAPAAEVAEQSEPVAAQADEPSAADGDEAPQGAPAADDESSTGGGAKSGAADGEADADAVTEPEPETGAAGEPAAGATPAVPATVITSRAPGLLTAFEAAATALENRDLTGTRAKVYLVLDRSASMRAYYKDGSAQALGEQTLALAAHLAPEATVQVVFFSTELDGTGELTLAEHDNKIDELHAGLGRMGRTSYHAAVQEVIALHEKSDAPAGPALVVFQTDGAPDAKTPATQSLTEAAKSHPGIFFSFVAFGEHENKAFDYLRKLKTDNTAFFHAGPTPRELTDAEIYEGVLANWRP; this comes from the coding sequence ATGGGCATTCTCACCCGCCTGCGGAATGCGTTCGGAAAGTCACGCAAGGGGGACGCCGACACCGCTGCGGCCCCTTCCGCCCCGGTTGCCGAGCCGACCGTGCCGGCGGCCCGGCAGGAGACGGCTCCCGAGCCCACGCCTGCGGCAGCCGAGCCCGAGGTCTCTGTCCCCGCACCGGCCACCGAGCCCAGGGCCGAGCGCGGGCCCGAGCCCAAGGCGTCCGTGGTGGACGACCTGGTTTCGGCGGCGTTCGACAACGTGACGGTCCCGAAGCAGGCACCTGCGGCGACCAAGCCGGCAGAGGCGAAGACGGAGCCCGCGGCGAAGACCGACCCCGAGGCCAAGCCCGAGGCGGAGCCTGCCGCGAAGCCGGAGCCCGTGGTGGCGGAGGCCGAGCCGGAGGCCACACCCGAGCCTGCCGTGGCTGCCGAGCCCGAGGCCGAGCCCGTCGCGGCTGCCAAGCCCGAGGCCGAGCCCGTCGCGGCTGCCAAGCCCGAGGCCGAGCCCGTCGCCGCCGAGCCCGAGCCGGAAGCGGCACCGGAGCCGGAGCCCGTCGTGGCGGAGGCCGCCCCGGCGGCCGAGGCGGAAGCGACACCCGAGGCCGAGTCGCAGCCCGAGCCCGTTGTCGCCGAGGTGGCCCCTGAGAAGGAGCCCGAGCCTGTCGTCGCGGCCGAGCCCGAGCCGACGCCCGAGCCGGTGGCCGTCGATACCGACGCCGAGCCCGAGCTGATCATCCAGATCGTTCCGGAGCCCGAGGTCGAAGAGGCCGTCGAGGCGGACCCCGTCGTCGAGGTCGCGCAGGAGTCGGCGGCCAAGGCCGTCGCCGCCCCTGAGCCCGAGGCCGAGGCCGAGGCGGTCGCGGCCGAGGTGGCCCCCGAGCCCGGGGAAGAGGTCACCGAGACGGCCCCCGCGGCCGAGGTGGCAGAGCAGTCCGAGCCCGTCGCCGCGCAGGCGGACGAGCCGTCGGCCGCCGACGGCGACGAGGCCCCGCAGGGGGCACCGGCAGCCGACGACGAGAGCAGCACGGGCGGTGGTGCGAAATCCGGCGCGGCCGATGGCGAAGCCGATGCCGATGCCGTTACCGAGCCGGAGCCCGAGACGGGCGCGGCGGGGGAGCCGGCCGCTGGGGCCACCCCCGCAGTCCCCGCCACAGTGATCACATCCCGCGCCCCCGGCCTCCTCACCGCCTTCGAGGCCGCCGCCACCGCCCTCGAGAACAGGGACCTCACCGGCACCCGCGCCAAGGTCTACCTCGTACTGGACCGCTCCGCGTCGATGCGCGCGTACTACAAGGACGGCTCCGCGCAGGCCCTCGGCGAGCAGACGCTCGCCCTCGCCGCCCACCTGGCTCCGGAGGCGACCGTCCAGGTCGTGTTCTTCTCCACCGAGCTGGACGGCACCGGCGAACTCACCCTCGCCGAGCACGACAACAAGATCGACGAACTGCACGCCGGCCTCGGCCGCATGGGCCGTACGAGCTATCACGCGGCCGTGCAGGAAGTGATCGCCCTCCACGAGAAGTCGGACGCCCCCGCGGGTCCCGCCCTCGTGGTCTTCCAGACGGACGGTGCCCCGGACGCCAAGACCCCGGCCACCCAGTCCCTCACGGAAGCCGCGAAGAGCCACCCCGGCATCTTCTTCTCCTTCGTCGCGTTCGGCGAGCACGAGAACAAGGCCTTCGACTACCTCCGGAAGCTGAAGACGGACAACACCGCCTTCTTCCACGCGGGCCCGACCCCGCGCGAGCTCACGGACGCGGAGATCTACGAGGGCGTACTGGCGAACTGGCGCCCGTAA